The genomic region TCCGTCCGTGGGCTCTGTGACTTTGATGGTGAGTGCAAACCCTCTTCGCAATATGTCACTTGAGCTGATGAGTGAAATCGCGACGTGATCTGTATCCTGTGCGAGATGCGTTTAGAACCGTGCgcgtgtgttgtgttgttaacTTCGTCAGAAAAGTACTAGTTTTTGCTATTAGTGAACGCCACTTGACCCAAAACTCAGAAGTGGCCAAAAACGAGCGCTTAACATTTTGTTGTTACCAGGGGTTAAATGAATCAGAGTATGACTTTGATGCGAATTATCACACTTTACTAGTTGATTAATAATAGTTATTATCTGTCTGCACATCATTTTAATAGCTCAGATTGTATTATATTACACGTATTAAATTCATTTTAGCAAGAACATTTAATACTGCTGGATATCTTCAATTTAAGCTTTGATATTCTTTGCCTTATGCATTTTTTTCTGGCATTCATGACCAATTCGCATTAAACCCCTCTTTGAAGTTTGTTTAAATACTGTACTGCTTTAATTGAGTTTTATTCAACCTGTGAGAACCTTAGGTCAGATCATTTATATCTTAAGTCAACTTTCCCcatttgaatgaatgaaaatgccATTCATCTGCTCCACTTCCTTCCCCCAACCTACCAcactttgttatatattttaaggaagaaaaagaagactgTTTTGATGATTTTCATTCATTGATTGTTTTATCTGAACATGTAAACACTGATCCATCTGTTTTGAAAAGCACCGATGCATATAGACATAGAGAAAGGATTtgtgtaccgtattggcccgaatataacaCGActctgattataagacgacctccTCATTTTCAAGTTTGAAAAGATTTTTTGAACACCgaatttaatttttaaacagaaaataattacagtacatctgaaacaaatgattatgacaatatattcaagagaaaaagcaggttcgctttggcctggggaatTAAGTTCAGCagtcgctttaaagatatctggcgccatctagcgttgtgaatgggtatagtctagaccccgaatgtaagacgacccccactttttcagtcttatttcaatgcaaaaaagacaccgtcttatattcgggccaatacggtaaattACAGTACAGTTCACATGTTAAAACAAAGAGTAAGACAAAGTAACTGAACTTGTTCTCTATAAAATGTTGACTTACAATATTAATGACCTTTGAGAAGTAGTTAACCACCAACCAGAGATGGCTATGAATACATTTGGTCTTAAATCAAGTAAACAAAGTTACCCGTGCGCTCCGGTACTTCAATGACTGTGCAGAGGACACATGCAGATTAAATGTTCATGTTTTTGCTGAATTTGATAACCCTCAACGCACGTTTGTGTCGCTTCATCCAAGGTTGTCGTAATCTGTAACCCTCCTGTGCTTTTAATCTGAACATGGCCCCTGACCCGCACAAATCTGTCATGAGCCAAACCAACTTTAAGCCCCTCtttgtataaaaataataaatgtcatAAAAGGCATGTATGTCGGTGTGAATGTGTCGCTGGGGACAATCGTGCACTTTCACCATAGAGGAAGAATTTGCTGGTATTGCAAATTGCTTGTGGCTGATACTGAATAGAAAGTGTGATATTATATCAATGGAAAGAATGTCAACCGTACTTCTGTAAACAGTGCCTTTTTATTTCTGTAAAAATTTCCTCGAGGCTTATATTTGATTCAGTTCATCATATTATTCTGTAATCCCTCTGTGTTTATACCACCAACACAAACCTTTGTTGGCTTGTGTAGCAGctgataattcttttttttatctgttgTTGATGTTTTATGACTTTCAGGTAACCATGGAGGCCTTGGATCAAAGACTCAACATCCTGTTGGAGTCATGGTTGGGTCCCCGTGGTATGTCAATGTAATGATGTCACCTGGTAGTTTGGTTTAATTACAATGCAACTTTAAATACGAATAGAGAGCAATGTTGGTAGATTGTCAATTTCGTTCATGTACCGATCCGATCTAACCTTCCCTATGATTGTCTCAGATCAGCGGGTGCGTGGTTGGCCACTGCTCGACAACTACTCGCCGACAGTTGCCCTCACCGTTGCGTATCTTGTGGTGGTGTGGACGGGACCCAAGTACATGAAGCACAGGcaggcgttctcgtgcaaaggCCTCCTCGTGGTCTACAACATGGGCCTTACGCTCCTGTCGCTCGGCATGTTCTACCAGGTACGTCACAGCCACTGATGACGGAATTTTGTAACAAACTAACTCAAACTCCAGTGGGTCAGTTAactattgattctttttttcctaaTCCATGATCAAATCAATCAGGCTATTTGATGGCTCTGGGGCTCGTTGTCAGGCAACCGACTCCAGGACGTCCTGCTACAAATCGTGGAACCTAATCACCACAGATTGTGTTGGAGATGTAGTTAGAAATTTTGGAGATCACTTATGGTCTCTTGTGAATCAGAATACAAGTTCACTTGATAgatgtaagctttttttttaaaagtgtgtcTCCACCTTTTCTGGCTGACTTCTTGCCTCCCCATCTGCATTGCCAAGGTTCATTAAACCCTCTGTTGCGTGTTCTAATAATCAAAGTACACAGCGATTGCAATCAAAATGATTggtcaggattttttttcttttcacgagTGGTTCAAACGCAAAATCAAGCTGCAGTCAGGAcacaaaaattgaaaaaagaaaaatgaatgacTGTTCATTTATTCATCCCAACCGAATCTTTCGCTTCTTCCGCACGGGCGGGTGGTCATTATTGATTTGGTGACTTGGCATTAAATTACACTTCACAATGTACTTTTAACTGAGTTGAGGTCATTTGTCTGCAGGAAGTCTCATTTAAATGAGGAAAGAGGATTTTGCGCTTCTTTTTAGGCCcgagaaaatattctgaaaccCACTGGATTGTTTTTCACTTTCAATTTGCACAGTAATTTTGTAACAAGcagaattttttcctcatagctttgtttttatttattttgttgtacATTTGATACTGTGAAAAACTGTGATGTCAAATACTGTGAAAGTCTACCTTGACTCATTTTTGTCCTCAGCTTGTGTCTGCTGTGTGGAACAGCAGCTACAACTTGTACTGCCAGAACACGTACAGCGCACCAGAAGTGGACAATAAGGTGAATGAGTCGCAGCATATTTGTAATGCACCAGTGgataaatttgtattgtttttaacacatttatttttcttcttcccagATTGCAATACGTGCTAATTTGCCTTTGACCTCTGCGTGTTTTCCTCAGATCATGAATGTTTTGTGGTGGTATTACTTCTCCAAGTCCATTGAGTTTATggacacgttttttttcattctgCGAAAGAACAATCACCAGATCACCGTTCTTCACGTCTACCACCACGTCAGCATGCTCAACATTTGGTGGTTTGTCATCAACTGGCTCCCATGTGGTCATTGtgagtgatggatggatgatatcgCTTATGACATAACATCGATGCACCAGAATGAAACATCAGTGTTGCGGTTGTTTGATGAAAAACAATAGGCAGCCTTGCAGCTACTGTCATAAGTCTTCGATTGCAACATCACTTGTGGACTATAAGGACTCATGTGTCTTCCAGCCTACTTCGGGCCTACCTTCAACAGTTTTGTCCACGTGGTCATGTACTCGTACTACGGCCTGTCAGCCATCCCCGCCGTGCGCCCGTACCTCTGGTGGAAGAAGTACATCACGCAGCTTCAGCTGGTAAGCTAGTCAAATGTGAATTCAAGTCAAGGCAAAAACACATCTGTGTATCCATTAGATATTTTGAGCCTCGGATCAATATTGTCTTTCTCGTCACCTTCTaactgcagtgtgtgtgtgtgtgtcatgtttcCCCTGCAGATCCAGTTCTTCTTAACGATGTTGCAGACACTGTGTGCCATCATATGGCCATGTGGTGTGCCCTTTGGATGGCTCTACTTCCAAATTGTTTACATGATCACCCTCATTGTCTTCTTTTCCAACTTCTACATTCAGGTCATCCCCGCTTACAAAattctttagttttttttttttttaaatcagagatgCTTTTTAGATGCTTTATTATTTAGTTTGTGTTGTATTTATGAATTAGGATTTGGCAACAGGTGAATTTTCTTTCTGAAACATCATAGCTATGATTTATAAAGTGTCCAACTAGAATTAGTGTTTctaagtagggtttcaaactaaggttagttttgaagtagggtttcaaattagggtcaaTGTTTCAAACTAGGATTTAAAACcatggttagggtttcaaactagcctTGGGGttccaaagtagggtttcaaaataggtttagggtttcaaactaggaaaatatgacattttttgAAAATATCTATCTTCTGTCCTTCATTTTAACAATCATCTTGTGCTTCCTTTGGCCCTTCAACAGACGTACAAGAAACACAAGCCCACAGAGCTCCAGAACGGCGCTTCCCTGTCTACCAACGGACACTCTCAAAGGAACACGGTGCTCAAAATCAAGAAGAACTGAGGCTGGATTAACAATGGCAACTCCCGACCTTGCTTAATGCTGCTAAAAATCAAAAAGTAAAGTCCAGTAGGTCTACGCCTTCAATTACAGCATTTGCGTCTTCAATTTAAACCGAATGACTGAAGGTAAAAAGCTTTGGTAAGCGTGCTTTATATTTGAAGCACGCAGCATTTTCGACCGTCCTTGACATGTAACAAGAGCACGCTTCTTGTGTCCTGCTTGTGCTGTTACGTAATCTCTAAATACTATATGTCCTTTTGCAGAGGCCGGCCAGGACAGGGCAAGATGCTTCTGGTCAAATAGTTGCACAGTAGACACACTGATATGAAACATTAACCGAATTCCTTGGCACTCGTTTTTAATGTGTTATGCAGCAACCctatgtatttaatttattaagAATTCAATCTCACTCAACATTATAAGCGCAACGTTTtagattagaatttttttttttttgtagatgcGGTGCCTTCATGGACCTGTTTATTTGGTTGCTCTGCTAATGTCACCACACTGATGCTGGTTCACTCTGTGCCTGACTTGACTGTGTTTTAATATCATCAAGAATGGAAAGTAATCATGTTCATGTTTATTACACTTAAAGCAGAAGAGTTGTGCTTGACTAACATCAGACGGGCAGACAACATCTTGGTCTTTTTCGCACAGGAAGTCTTCTTACCAAGTATGATACACATCATACTTATAATTATTGTAGAAAAAACCCCCAATTGATGCATTTCCGGTTATAAATTGCACAagtcgacaaataaaagcattcAGGTACTTCACATGATGTTTCTCCTTGAATAAAATatcttttgcaaaaaaaaaaaaaaaaaaacctgaagaaATAGGTCATGTTTGTGTTGCAAAGCAATCATATAATACACATTGATTATGTGCTCAGATGCAAAAGACAGTTCAGGTCTCATCCGGAATGGCGTGGCAGGGTATGAGTGATCAATAACAGGAACATTGATGCACACGCGACTATTATGTCAGAAAAGCACTTGTCACAATTTGCAACATTGATGCAATAGACAAATGAGGAGGCTTATCCAATGCATGCATTACTTACCTTCATTGCTTCGGTGTACTCACAATTGTTTTCTTTCACTCCCGTGTTAATTCCTGTCCACGCTCGTCTCGTGCAGCACGATATGCCTGTCGTTGGCCTACGCGGCGGCTTCCCGACCAGTTTGACGGACTTAATGGAAAGTTCTTGCATTTTAGAGTCGTTCGCTGAAGTTTACTCTCTGAGTGTCATCTCAGTTGAGCAGACCAAAAGGTTCACATAATATGGCAAAATCCCCGTTGATCCCATACAGCACCGGATACGGACAaggccaaacaaaacaaaacaaaacaaaaccacgcCTTCATTGCTCCCGCGGACTTCCGGGGCCTCTTTGGTCCTAATTACACGTATCCTAAGCGTACTTAAATTATATCCAGTCTTAAGCATATAACTAGTCTACAGCATGCTTCTGCCTTATTAAACCCCAAAAATATTCATCAAAATTATGTTCTAATAATTTGGTCACAAAACTGCTTCTACATTTGAGAGGCTTGAAACAATTGAAACATTTAAAACCACTTCTTCCCTCCAAcgcgtctttgggttttgaaaagcactatacaaatttaatgaattattattccCTCCCTGCTCTAGAAATCCTGTTTGATCCATCCGTGTTCTGTCCTCAGGAAAAAAAGGATTATAACATCTGACGTTCTCTTGTTGATATTTAATAACACTATGATGTGACGTAGTGTGTACTACGCATAACATGCTGTCGAGTCCAACAAGTGAAACATAAGCATTTTACCTGTGTATTTGAAGGAGAAAGTGCACCATGAGACAAAACCATAATGAACAT from Syngnathus typhle isolate RoL2023-S1 ecotype Sweden linkage group LG8, RoL_Styp_1.0, whole genome shotgun sequence harbors:
- the elovl5 gene encoding elongation of very long chain fatty acids protein 5 — encoded protein: MVTMEALDQRLNILLESWLGPRDQRVRGWPLLDNYSPTVALTVAYLVVVWTGPKYMKHRQAFSCKGLLVVYNMGLTLLSLGMFYQLVSAVWNSSYNLYCQNTYSAPEVDNKIMNVLWWYYFSKSIEFMDTFFFILRKNNHQITVLHVYHHVSMLNIWWFVINWLPCGHSYFGPTFNSFVHVVMYSYYGLSAIPAVRPYLWWKKYITQLQLIQFFLTMLQTLCAIIWPCGVPFGWLYFQIVYMITLIVFFSNFYIQTYKKHKPTELQNGASLSTNGHSQRNTVLKIKKN